A stretch of DNA from Granulicella pectinivorans:
CGTCCGACATTCACGCGATATGGAATCCCGATCAGATCCGCATCCTTGAACTTCACCCCGGCCCGCTCGTCCCGGTCATCCAGCAGCACATCGAACCCCGCCTTGGTCAGGTCGGCCGCCACCTGCTCGCCCGCAGCCAGCAGCGCAGCCTCCGACACGTTCGTGACCGTAACCACCACCTGGAAGGGAGCGATCGAAGCCGGCAGCGCATACGCCCCGCCATTCTTCGCCGCCGAGGTCTCAATGGCAGCCGTCAGAATCCGCTCCACCCCGATCCCGTAGCATCCCATGATCGGCATCGTCTCCTTGCCGTCCTTGTTCAGCACGGAAGCGCCCATCGCTTTGGTGTACTTGTACCCCAGCTTGAAGATGTGCCCAATCTCGACCGCCTTGCCCAGCCGTAGCGGCAATCCGCCAATCGGATCGGCCTCCCCTTCGAGAATGTTCCGCACATCAGCCGTCATCGTAGGCGTAAAGTCCCGCCCCGGAGTCACATTGCGGTAGTGATAATCCATCTGGTTCGCTCCGGCGACGAGGTTCTTCCGCCCATCCAGCCCCGGATCGAGCACCACAATCGTCTTCAGGCCCTCCTCGGGATTCGCCCGGAACACCCCCTTGACCTTATCGACGGCCTTACCCGAGTTCAGCCCATTCAGCGAACCCTGCGTCATCACCTCGGCAATCCCGACCGGCCCAAGGTACCCGGCAGGTCCACCGATATAGACCGCCAGTTCCTCCGGCAACATCGGCCGCAGCTCCGCGACACCCGTCACCGCACACAGCTTGGTCTCATTCACCTGGTGGTCGCCCCGCAAAAACGCCGCAATCGGACGCAGCGGATCGCCCGCCTTCGACGGAATCCCCATGAACGCCACGCACTTGATGTCCTGCGAAGGCAGAATCCCCAAGAACTCGCAGATATCCGCGATCGCGCCCTTACCCGGCGTAAACACCAGCTCCGGCATCCCATCGCCCGTCGCCGGCAGGTCCTCCACCGGTGCCAGCACCGAGACCGCCTTCTCCAGGTTCGCCGCATACCCGCTCGGTGACGATGCTATCAAATCCTCGCCCGCCTCCGTATAGACCATGAACTCCTGGGACTGCGATCCGCCCATCGAGCCCGAATCCGCCTCAACCGCCACGAACTCCAGCCCGCACCGCTCGAAGATCCGCCGATACGCCGCGTCGTGCTTCATGTAGCTCACGTCCAGCCCCGCCTCGTCGATATCGAACGAGTACGAGTCTTTCATCGTGAACTGCCGTACCCGCAGCAGACCTGACTTCGGCCTCGGCTCATCGCGGAACTTCGTCTGAATCTGGTACCAGATCTGCGGCAACTGTTTGTAGCTCTGCAGTTCCTTGCGCGCAATGTCCGTCATCACCTCTTCGTGGGTCATGCCCAGGCACAGGTCCGCGCCCTTCCGGTCCTTCAACCGGAACATATTCTCACCCATCCCAGCCCAGCGTCCGCTCTCTTCCCAGATCTCCCGCGGCAGGATCGTCGGCAGAAACATCTCCTGGCCAATCTTGTCCATCTCCTCCTGGATAATGGCAACGATCTTCTTCACCGACCGGTTGCCAAGAAAGAGATACGAGTAGATGCCCGCGCCCAGTTGGCGCACATAACCGCCGCGCAAAAGCAGCTTGTGGCTGGCGACTTCAGCATCGGTGGGAGCTTCACGAAGAGTGGGGATAAACAGTTGGGACCAACGGTGCATAACGATCCTGATACCTTCCGGAGAACTGATCAAAAATGGTTTTTATCGAACAACCTCATTCTAGGCGTTGGCCATCCGACTTGCACACCGCACGACTTTCATCGCTTGCGAGTTCTATCGAAAGAATGCCACCTGACACAAATTCAACTGACAATTTCACATGTGTGTGATACGCGACAGACTTAAGGAATCGCGACGAGTAGCTTTAGTCCTGACATCCGCAAAAGACGACTGAGACCGGTATCCCGCCGGAGCCATAGACGCCCGCCGCTGAGACATTTTGTTAGGAAAGAGTGAGTTGATAACCGACCTCCCCGTGCCACGCAGCAATAGGCCACGCAACCTGATCCTGTCGAGACTTCCTGAAGAGCAATTTCAGGCGCTCGTCCGTTTCCTCATCCCCGTGGAACTGCCGCTCAACATGCAGCTCTCACTCCCCAACCAGGTTGTGGAGTCCATCTACTTTCCCATCAGCGGTCTCATCTCCACCGACGCCCTCACGGAAAAAGGAGAGTCGGTCGAAGTCGGCCTGGTCGGACGCGAGGGCTTCTCCGGACTCTGCGCCCTCCTCGGCCACCCCCAGATGTCGCACTCTGTCGTCATGCAGGGTGCCGGTGCCGGCTTCCGCATCCGCGCTTCCATCCTCCGCGAGGAGTTCCTCAAGGGCGGCCCCTTCGCCCAGATGGTCTACGACTTCGCCTACATGCAGATGGTTCAGATGACCCAATCCGTCCTCTGCAACCGCATGCACGCCGTCGAAGCCCGCCTCGCCCGCTGGCTCCTCACCTCCGCCGACCGCACCGAGTCCAACGAACTCATGCTCACCCAGGAGTTCCTCGCCCAGATGCTCGGCTCCCGCCGTTCCACCGTCACCGTGGCCGCCGGCGAACTCCAGCGTCTTCGCGCCATCGACTACAGCCGCGGCCGCATCCGCCTCATCGACCGTCCTCTGCTCGAATCCAAAACCTGCGAGTGCTACGGCATCGTCCGCGCGACCTACGACCGCATGCTCCCCAAAAACTACTAGTCTGCGGCAAAACCGGCGGCCAGGAAACGAACCGCGCGAGTCCACGCACCCCGGACCGGCATCCACGTCACCGATAGATCCCCGCCCGCGCAGCGGGCCCATCCCGCAGGACAAACAAAAGCACCCTCCGTCTGTAACCAACATCAGACATATCAGTCGCATGTACAGGCGTAAACTGGTACGAGCCGTGTTTTCCCGGCGAGGAGTCTTCTGATGCGTAAGGTCGGTGTTTTGCTGGTAATGGTCGTAGGAATCAGCCTGTTGATCTGGGCCGGCGTGCATAATCGCCGCGCCAGTACCAAAGCCATGCAGGAGGCCAGCGCCAACCGCGTCATCCTCACCAAGGATGTCCCCGGCCAGACCGCCGCCGCCATGAGCGGCAACTCCGCCGGAACCTTCAAGGGCAAGCCTGCCCCCGCCTTCACCCTCGTCAACTCCGAGGGCAAGAAGGTCTCGCTCTCCGACTACAAGGGGCGCCCCGTTCTCATCAACTTCTGGGCCACCTGGTGCGCTCCCTGCAAGCTCGAGATGCCCTGGTTCGAGGAGTTCCACAGCAAATACAAAGACTCCGGCTTCGAGATCCTCGGTATCGCTGAAGACGACGCCCCCAAGGACGAGATCATCAAGACCGCCAGGAAGACCGGCGTCTCCTACCCCATCCTCCTGACGGATAACAAGGTCGCCAACCTCTACGGCGGCGTCGACTCTCTCCCCACCTCCTTCTACGTCGACAAAACCGGCACCATCGTCGAAGAGACCGTAGGCCTCGCACCCAAAGACGAGGTCGAAGCCAACATCAAGAAGATCATCGGCGCCGCCGCGCAGCCAGCAGGAGCCGGCCAGTGATCGCCCGCGCTCTGCTCCTCGGTGCCGCTCTCCTGCAGCTCAACGTCATGGACGCCCCGCCCAAGCCCAAGGGCTACGTCGTCTACGCCTCCGACCAGCAGACGGTAAAGCCCAACAAGAAGTCCGTCGTGGAACTACGCTTCCAGGTTATCGACGGCTTCCACGTAAACTCCCACACCCCCAAGTCCGAGCTCCTCATCCCCACCAACCTGAAGCTCAATCCAGCCGAAGGAATCAAGCCCGGCCCCATTGAGTACCCCAAGGGCACCGAATACAGCTTCAGCTTCGACCCCAATGAAAAACTGGACGTCTACTCCGGCACCTTCACCGTCAAGCTACCTGTAGAGGCCACCCCCGGCGAGCACGTCCTCGAAGGCACCCTCCGCTATCAGGCCTGCGACCACGCAGCCTGCTACCCACCGAAAACCCTGCCGGTCAAAGTGATGGTCGTCGCCAAGTAACGGTGGTGCGCTATCGCCATGAAAATCCGCCTCAACCCCGAGCACGCAGCCATGGTCCAGGCCGGAATTGAGCCCGGACGTTTCGCCAGCGGAGAGGATTACATAGCGGAAGCAATTGAGCTTCTCGATTTGCGCCTCGCGTTCGACGAAGAGCGTCGGCTTCTCACCGAGTCGATCGCCCAGGGCGAACGCGGTGAGGTTTTCACCCAGGAAGAGATGGAGCGCGATCTGGACGAGCTCAGGGAGCAGTGGTTCGCCCGGCGCCAGCCCGCCGCATGAATCGGTACGTTCTTACCTGGATCGCACGACGCGATATCCGTTCCATCTGGCTTTAGATCGCAGACGACAGTCCAAAGCATGCTGACTCGTGCGCCGTGCGGTCCTTGAAACATCCCAGTTCGCCGACCGGAGTTTTCAGAAAGCACAACACGCATCTTGGTCGTCGCCCGTTACGAAGATACTCAGTGGTCTTCGAACCAAAGGCAAAGCCGTTGAGGATCGTGAGGATACTCAACGGCTATCGGGATTTCTCAAGAATTCGCTTGGCGGAGTAGCCCTTACTTCCGCTGCAACAACATCTTCTTCTGCCCATCCACAAACCGCCGCACCCGATCCAGCGATCTTGCCTTCCCAAACACAATCAAGCTCTCCAGCAGCGGCGGACTCGCCGTCTTCCCCGTCAGAATCGCGCGCAGCAGCATGAAGTTCTCCTTCACCGACCACTCCTTCGCGAGTCCCAGCTCCTTCATCGCCGGCTCAATCGCCGCGACCGTCCACTCCGTCGCCTCCAGCACCGCCAGCAGCTCCCCGGCAAACGCAATCGTCTCTTCGATCGTCCGCTTCTTCGGCACAAACACCTCCGCCGAAGGCATCACGTTGTCCGAGAACAGGAAGTCCGTCAGATCTCCCACCTGACCCATCGTCTCGATCCGCGTCTGGACCAGTGGCACCAGCTCCTTCAAAAACGCATCCGAGAACACCGTCTCCCGCATCTTCCCGAAGAAAGCCTCAGGCGTCAGCGCCCGCAGATACTCTCCGTTCAGCCACTTCAGCTTCACCAGGTCGAACACCGGCCCACCCAGCGAGATCTTCGCGAACGAAAACCGCTCGATCATCCCCGCCAGATCGAACATATCCGCTGTAGCGGCCTTCGACTTATCCTCAATCGTCCCCGACGTCTGCGGCATCCCTCCGCCCATCAGCCCCAGGAAGTTCAGCAGAGCCTCCGGCAGATATCCCGCCTGCCGGTAGAAGATCAGCGAAACCGGATTCTTCCTCTTAGAAATCTTCGACTTATCGATATTCCTCAGCAGCGGCATATGCCAGAACTTCGGCACATCCCACCCAAACGCCTTGTACAGCAGCACATGCTTCGGCGTCGAAGAGATCCACTCCTCCGCCCGAATCACGTCCGTAATCTTCATCAAGTGGTCGTCGACGACATTCGCCAGATGGTAGGTCGGAAACCCATCCGACTTCATCAGCACCTGGTCGTCGACGTTCGTGTGGTCGAACGTAATCTCCCCGCGCAGCTCATCGCGAAATGTCGTCGAGCCCTCCGCCGGCACCTTCAGCCGAATCACCGAAGCCCGCCCTTCAGCCTCATACGCCGCAATCTGCTCCGCCGTCAGCTCCCGGTGCGCGCCGTTGTACCGCGGCGGCAGCTTGGCCGCCAACTGCGACTTCCGCAGAGCCTCCAGCTCCTCCGCCGTCTCGAACGACTTATACGCCGTGCCGTTGTCCAGCAGCTTCTGCACATACTCCCGATAGATCGCGGTCCTCTCCGACTGCCGGTACGGCCCATACGGCCCACCCACATCCGGACCCTCGTCCCACTCCAGCCCCACCCACTTCAGCGCCTCGAAGATCTGCTGTTCGGAGGTCGCCACAAACCGCGCCCGGTCCGTATCCTCAATCCGCAACACAAACTGCCCGCCCCTCTGGCGCGCATACAAAAAGTTCAAAAGCCCAATATAAGCAGTCCCCACGTGGGGGTCGCCGGTTGGAGAAGGAGCGATACGGACACGAGTTGGAGCAGAAGCAGAAGTCGTCATAAGGTCACCTTCGATGTTACCAGTCCGCTTTTGTCTTTGTTCTGCCTCCTGGTCGTCGGGACGAAGCTGACAACCCACCTCGAACCTACCCTTGGATAAGGCCACCGTGTATCCTCGCAGTAGTCCACCCAGGAGAACCATGCTGAAACGGCAACAGGAAAGAACGTTGCAACTCCTGTGCCTGCTCGCGTGCCTGACGGCTGGCCCCATCCTCCACGCCCAGGCGCTCCTCTTGGACGAAGCCCTCCCTGAAGCCCCCGGCTTTGAACAACTGCAATCCACCCTCACCGGCACCGTCAAGGACATCCACGGAACC
This window harbors:
- the gltX gene encoding glutamate--tRNA ligase, with the translated sequence MTTSASAPTRVRIAPSPTGDPHVGTAYIGLLNFLYARQRGGQFVLRIEDTDRARFVATSEQQIFEALKWVGLEWDEGPDVGGPYGPYRQSERTAIYREYVQKLLDNGTAYKSFETAEELEALRKSQLAAKLPPRYNGAHRELTAEQIAAYEAEGRASVIRLKVPAEGSTTFRDELRGEITFDHTNVDDQVLMKSDGFPTYHLANVVDDHLMKITDVIRAEEWISSTPKHVLLYKAFGWDVPKFWHMPLLRNIDKSKISKRKNPVSLIFYRQAGYLPEALLNFLGLMGGGMPQTSGTIEDKSKAATADMFDLAGMIERFSFAKISLGGPVFDLVKLKWLNGEYLRALTPEAFFGKMRETVFSDAFLKELVPLVQTRIETMGQVGDLTDFLFSDNVMPSAEVFVPKKRTIEETIAFAGELLAVLEATEWTVAAIEPAMKELGLAKEWSVKENFMLLRAILTGKTASPPLLESLIVFGKARSLDRVRRFVDGQKKMLLQRK
- a CDS encoding proline--tRNA ligase, yielding MHRWSQLFIPTLREAPTDAEVASHKLLLRGGYVRQLGAGIYSYLFLGNRSVKKIVAIIQEEMDKIGQEMFLPTILPREIWEESGRWAGMGENMFRLKDRKGADLCLGMTHEEVMTDIARKELQSYKQLPQIWYQIQTKFRDEPRPKSGLLRVRQFTMKDSYSFDIDEAGLDVSYMKHDAAYRRIFERCGLEFVAVEADSGSMGGSQSQEFMVYTEAGEDLIASSPSGYAANLEKAVSVLAPVEDLPATGDGMPELVFTPGKGAIADICEFLGILPSQDIKCVAFMGIPSKAGDPLRPIAAFLRGDHQVNETKLCAVTGVAELRPMLPEELAVYIGGPAGYLGPVGIAEVMTQGSLNGLNSGKAVDKVKGVFRANPEEGLKTIVVLDPGLDGRKNLVAGANQMDYHYRNVTPGRDFTPTMTADVRNILEGEADPIGGLPLRLGKAVEIGHIFKLGYKYTKAMGASVLNKDGKETMPIMGCYGIGVERILTAAIETSAAKNGGAYALPASIAPFQVVVTVTNVSEAALLAAGEQVAADLTKAGFDVLLDDRDERAGVKFKDADLIGIPYRVNVGRGVAEGLLELVDRLKGTSTNVAIAAISGLLGSALEATEPSV
- a CDS encoding Crp/Fnr family transcriptional regulator translates to MITDLPVPRSNRPRNLILSRLPEEQFQALVRFLIPVELPLNMQLSLPNQVVESIYFPISGLISTDALTEKGESVEVGLVGREGFSGLCALLGHPQMSHSVVMQGAGAGFRIRASILREEFLKGGPFAQMVYDFAYMQMVQMTQSVLCNRMHAVEARLARWLLTSADRTESNELMLTQEFLAQMLGSRRSTVTVAAGELQRLRAIDYSRGRIRLIDRPLLESKTCECYGIVRATYDRMLPKNY
- a CDS encoding TlpA family protein disulfide reductase, whose translation is MRKVGVLLVMVVGISLLIWAGVHNRRASTKAMQEASANRVILTKDVPGQTAAAMSGNSAGTFKGKPAPAFTLVNSEGKKVSLSDYKGRPVLINFWATWCAPCKLEMPWFEEFHSKYKDSGFEILGIAEDDAPKDEIIKTARKTGVSYPILLTDNKVANLYGGVDSLPTSFYVDKTGTIVEETVGLAPKDEVEANIKKIIGAAAQPAGAGQ
- a CDS encoding protein-disulfide reductase DsbD N-terminal domain-containing protein; translation: MIARALLLGAALLQLNVMDAPPKPKGYVVYASDQQTVKPNKKSVVELRFQVIDGFHVNSHTPKSELLIPTNLKLNPAEGIKPGPIEYPKGTEYSFSFDPNEKLDVYSGTFTVKLPVEATPGEHVLEGTLRYQACDHAACYPPKTLPVKVMVVAK